A stretch of Clostridium formicaceticum DNA encodes these proteins:
- a CDS encoding InlB B-repeat-containing protein yields the protein MANNSLGAIWKFTFSKNTNRTSFTSGGLTLVRSLDINRSGALSVTADKNAITISGGGMSTPVTVAIDSGTGAGFGFFSDHYSHGCSDIGSFRLNGITLTQTNVKTVSEVLKTPEWRDNATKMLVNINDYAESDFQNENDLAQTLMRTINENIHYISWGNAGNQASNTDFISKNNGKGIFINNTNYNNAINQTVAYIESVIDSYQSKQYVVVEEPIIFEVTPSNLRTNTATPEYPNGRWKIVHDYAYFENNMGKYINSDMYQSNLPNTFDKAGKYRIYFADSLVKEVYVHRIPVASFSTVINGTNITYRTNSIDVDTSTDIGYGPGIVEEEWSYRESTASTWTAGKLTSFNQSKIYLIQLRVKDEQGMWSYPITRYLSSSSEKPVADFNYGTNKITKYDTLNIVDGSYDPSGKALTTYSWTLRKNGAVVSTTATPITNFNTANLGIGTYSYTLKVTNSAGIQSDEFTRTFFVEDDTTKPEVIVDVENCDWQRSQTINAIFTDHGSGIDGYRYIINTSYQMPGLTDGAWSGKITNSTATFTLNQTGTYYLHLVGYDIAGNYITKTSGPYKIDSTAPSVTATSPDTAYVQSQNITVNVSDNINLASFKYTVNESSTAPNENSGEWIAGTGTSAALTLNETGIHYLHVIAYDHVGNRSARTFGQYKIDTIKPMVIVNPRHSTWGQSQRVDYAFSDEDSGFNYSRYIISENSAVPEINDDRWSAPDHNAVSSVLLNITEDTGLTYLHLLGYDKAGNYHIETTGIYEIDTVKPTVDIDHESSYWKQSQEVTVSFHDVHSQFSYFQYIINQSQTPPSLNELGQQEKKMNTTGSFTFDVTGLNYLHLAGYDNVGNYITKTYGPYRIDTVAPTITATVPSEAWKQSQEVLIEVEDNSILGEYKYSITTSDTAPNENSGEWTVGTGTSTTLILDSTGRYYIHVIATDVAGNRRAETFGDYKIDTTKPKVDVINPEFSDWKHSQDVLVTFSDEHSGFDYYRYMISKNPEKPELDDDGWSNPVNSHTGRITIDSPGLNYLYLIGYDKTGNYIEHTSGQYKIYMAKPEIIVDVEESDWKQSQTVHALFSEHGSEYNGYKYVINNSSRTPSAGSPAWSETNSSTTAAFSFDTTGIYYLHLMRIDSKGDYIFKTSGPYHIDTQKPVIAATPPKSEYVRLQAVQIYASDSPSGIERYQYLFTTDEAIPDENSEEWTIGFGTQTTAYIYQDGVFNLHILAYDKAGNSTIRTFGPYKIDRTAPGVTADPGHGEWATSHTVTVLFSDSGSGFDGYKYIINSKSQFPESSDGAWSNMINETEGTFTIDLLGVNYLHLIGYDQAENEVRKTFGPYEVDTISPTITATQPKSEYVESQRVIINISDYPVLTDMRFKYMFNTSDTVPNENADGWIEGTGTSATTTLTTTGSYYLHVIATDIAGNQAVRTFGAYKIDSTAPTVVIDLEQSEWSQTKTIHVEFTDEESGFDYYQYILSTNPNMPALDDEAWSRKVVSPSGAFLLDEAGTYYLHLVGYDKVGNYVKKTSVPYLIDKTAPIVTVDPERSDWSTSLTVYVTFNDEESQFSHYHYLINSSYTVPALDDEGWSEAITSDTATFTFNKDGVYYLHLVGYDKAGNYVRKTSGEYQIDTIAPTITATPPRTDWTQLQTIAINVTDNQTLSDFKYVFTTEETAPDEAASGWETSTGLVKVETLDTTGIYYLHVIGHDRAGNQAKETFGPYYIDMTKPRITGYSTAYLNNMVQVSVEAEDEHSGIAFYGMTNQKDQYESIVWQKSNVLEITKIAEYYLYVMDRAGNISAIDGLSKVAVDQFAKPEIMVSPENSSWQTKQEIEITFSPASEIEVDYYQYLISTNPNMPALDYEGWSEKIDQPVLTISLDQTGEYYLHLVGYDKNNNTVTKTYGAYQVDMTAPIVSGVAVGYKNDSVYLTVSASDEGSGVVQYGIRPHSLEDKPVNIAWQESNKIRITQTGKYSIYAMDRVGHVSKVNEKSTVDIKAFHKPTITVNPTSQRWVDELEVTITFQDDYKGIDYYRYKITKSKSFPSLSASGWSEKITRARNTLAFEDTGSYYLHVIAYDKMNNSISKTFGVYQVDNIIPEINKIVSTEKDKKMNLEVIASDQGSGVKDYGIANGGTVSIRNRISWQASNIFDGLENGSYVIYARDYAGNVSKAASVLINQKETIIEIKEVTVSFQANGGTSLNPVSVVKGSKINAPESPLRTGYIFDGWYQDQSLTRKMNFNNPISENMVLYAKWSIDNKDSIPQPAPQPKPVEKQPEEKSQPVVRQPGTPRLTNSDQQKEFSKDESEYSQETVVSVSNLKGKQVEITFIDDQDRIILKQVFNYGEPIYVIDQDGQKLAEYNARQKRDIYLPKESSREGDIYGWEYFYRENTLVIMRTVHKIPVETTDKIPESNDRISNHINLVPYAIGALVGSGFLIFLLIFIRRKKKTTK from the coding sequence ATGGCGAACAATTCATTGGGTGCAATATGGAAGTTTACATTTTCTAAAAATACCAACAGAACAAGCTTTACAAGTGGCGGGCTAACATTAGTTCGTTCATTGGACATTAATAGAAGTGGGGCGCTTTCGGTCACAGCAGATAAAAACGCTATTACTATATCAGGGGGTGGAATGTCTACTCCTGTTACTGTAGCGATAGATAGTGGAACAGGTGCAGGTTTTGGATTCTTTTCTGATCACTATTCTCATGGCTGTAGTGACATAGGGTCGTTTCGACTGAATGGGATTACCCTGACACAAACCAATGTGAAGACAGTATCGGAAGTGCTGAAAACACCGGAATGGCGGGATAATGCAACTAAAATGCTCGTGAATATTAACGATTATGCAGAATCAGATTTTCAGAATGAGAATGACTTAGCTCAAACCCTCATGAGAACCATCAACGAAAATATCCATTATATTTCATGGGGAAACGCCGGAAACCAGGCTTCCAATACAGATTTTATCTCAAAAAATAATGGCAAGGGGATTTTTATTAACAACACTAATTACAACAACGCCATTAATCAGACAGTAGCCTATATTGAAAGCGTCATTGACAGCTATCAGTCAAAACAATATGTCGTGGTGGAGGAACCGATTATTTTTGAGGTGACTCCAAGTAACCTAAGAACAAATACTGCTACGCCGGAATATCCCAATGGACGCTGGAAGATCGTACACGATTACGCCTATTTTGAAAACAACATGGGGAAATATATCAATTCAGATATGTATCAAAGTAATTTGCCCAATACCTTTGATAAGGCTGGAAAATACAGAATATATTTTGCAGACAGCTTGGTCAAGGAAGTGTATGTTCACCGCATACCTGTAGCAAGCTTTAGTACCGTTATCAATGGTACGAATATTACCTATCGTACTAATTCAATTGATGTGGATACCAGTACAGATATCGGATACGGGCCAGGGATTGTTGAAGAAGAATGGTCATATAGAGAGAGTACAGCTTCTACATGGACGGCGGGAAAACTGACTTCCTTTAATCAGTCGAAAATATACTTAATTCAGCTACGTGTTAAAGATGAACAGGGGATGTGGAGCTATCCAATCACCAGGTATTTGTCCTCGTCATCGGAAAAGCCTGTAGCTGATTTTAATTATGGTACAAACAAAATTACGAAATATGATACGTTAAATATTGTCGATGGCTCCTACGACCCAAGCGGGAAGGCATTGACAACATACTCCTGGACGCTTAGAAAAAATGGTGCAGTGGTCAGCACAACAGCAACACCGATTACCAACTTTAATACAGCAAATTTGGGTATCGGCACTTACTCATATACTCTAAAAGTGACCAATAGTGCAGGTATTCAATCCGATGAATTTACCCGTACATTCTTCGTTGAAGATGATACGACCAAGCCAGAGGTCATTGTCGATGTGGAAAATTGCGATTGGCAGAGATCGCAAACCATCAATGCCATATTTACTGATCATGGCAGTGGTATTGATGGCTATCGATATATCATCAATACCAGTTATCAAATGCCAGGTTTAACCGATGGAGCATGGAGCGGAAAAATTACTAACAGTACAGCAACTTTTACCTTAAATCAAACAGGCACGTATTACCTGCATTTAGTAGGGTATGACATAGCAGGAAACTACATCACCAAAACAAGCGGGCCATATAAAATTGATAGTACAGCCCCATCCGTCACTGCCACAAGTCCCGATACTGCCTATGTACAATCTCAAAACATAACGGTGAATGTCAGTGATAATATCAATTTAGCAAGTTTTAAATATACAGTGAATGAAAGCAGCACTGCCCCTAATGAAAATTCGGGGGAATGGATAGCGGGAACAGGCACGTCAGCAGCTTTAACCCTCAATGAGACAGGAATTCACTATCTCCACGTAATTGCCTATGACCATGTGGGAAATAGATCGGCCAGAACTTTCGGCCAATACAAAATTGATACGATAAAGCCAATGGTAATAGTGAACCCCCGTCATTCAACCTGGGGGCAATCACAACGGGTAGACTATGCTTTCAGCGATGAGGATAGCGGATTTAACTATTCAAGATACATTATCAGCGAAAACAGTGCAGTACCGGAAATAAATGATGATAGATGGAGTGCGCCAGATCATAACGCTGTAAGCTCTGTCCTCTTGAATATCACAGAGGATACAGGATTGACATACCTTCATCTCTTAGGCTACGACAAGGCCGGAAATTATCACATTGAAACTACAGGCATTTATGAGATCGATACAGTCAAGCCAACGGTGGACATAGACCATGAGTCATCCTACTGGAAACAGTCCCAGGAGGTAACGGTTTCTTTTCATGATGTTCATAGCCAGTTCAGCTATTTCCAATATATAATCAACCAAAGCCAAACACCGCCATCATTGAATGAGCTTGGACAGCAAGAAAAGAAAATGAATACAACAGGCTCATTTACTTTTGATGTTACAGGGTTGAATTACCTGCATTTGGCAGGATACGACAATGTAGGTAATTATATTACAAAAACCTATGGGCCATACCGGATTGACACAGTGGCCCCTACCATCACCGCAACAGTCCCTAGCGAAGCCTGGAAGCAATCACAGGAAGTTTTAATAGAGGTTGAAGATAACAGCATTTTAGGGGAATATAAGTACAGTATAACTACCAGTGATACAGCACCCAATGAAAATTCAGGGGAATGGACGGTCGGTACAGGTACATCAACCACCCTTATCTTAGACAGTACGGGGAGATACTATATTCATGTGATTGCAACTGATGTAGCGGGTAATCGAAGGGCTGAAACATTCGGAGATTATAAAATCGATACAACCAAACCCAAGGTAGATGTAATAAACCCTGAATTTTCCGATTGGAAGCATTCACAGGATGTCCTTGTCACCTTTAGTGATGAACATAGCGGGTTTGACTATTACCGATATATGATTAGCAAGAATCCGGAAAAACCTGAATTGGATGATGATGGGTGGAGTAATCCAGTAAACAGCCATACAGGGAGGATTACAATTGATTCCCCAGGTTTAAATTATCTGTATCTGATAGGCTATGACAAGACAGGAAATTATATTGAGCATACGAGCGGACAGTATAAAATCTATATGGCAAAACCGGAAATCATTGTGGATGTGGAGGAATCGGATTGGAAGCAATCGCAAACCGTCCATGCCCTCTTTAGTGAGCATGGAAGCGAATATAACGGATACAAGTATGTGATCAATAACAGCAGCAGAACCCCATCGGCAGGCAGTCCGGCATGGAGCGAAACCAACAGCAGCACAACAGCAGCTTTTTCCTTTGACACCACAGGAATCTATTACCTGCACTTAATGAGAATTGATTCAAAGGGTGACTATATTTTCAAAACCAGTGGGCCATATCATATCGATACTCAAAAACCAGTGATCGCAGCTACACCGCCAAAATCTGAATATGTACGATTACAGGCAGTGCAAATTTATGCCAGTGACAGCCCATCAGGGATTGAACGCTATCAATATCTGTTCACCACAGATGAAGCTATCCCTGATGAAAATTCAGAGGAATGGACAATAGGGTTTGGCACACAAACCACAGCCTACATTTATCAAGATGGGGTTTTCAACCTGCATATATTAGCTTATGACAAAGCAGGTAACAGCACGATCAGAACCTTTGGGCCATATAAAATTGACAGAACAGCCCCAGGGGTAACGGCAGACCCTGGACATGGTGAATGGGCCACGAGCCATACCGTTACTGTTCTATTCAGTGATAGTGGTAGCGGTTTTGATGGTTATAAATACATCATCAATTCAAAATCACAATTCCCTGAATCCAGTGATGGAGCTTGGAGCAATATGATTAACGAAACAGAGGGAACCTTCACCATTGATCTTTTAGGTGTAAACTACCTGCATTTAATTGGCTATGATCAGGCAGAAAACGAGGTGAGGAAAACCTTTGGCCCCTATGAAGTTGATACGATCAGCCCGACCATAACGGCCACACAGCCAAAATCTGAATACGTGGAATCCCAAAGGGTGATAATCAACATTAGTGATTATCCGGTATTAACAGACATGAGATTCAAATATATGTTCAATACCAGTGACACAGTCCCTAATGAAAATGCGGATGGATGGATTGAAGGTACAGGCACATCGGCCACAACTACTTTGACTACGACAGGCAGCTATTACCTACATGTTATAGCCACTGATATAGCAGGAAATCAAGCTGTACGGACATTTGGAGCGTATAAGATTGATAGCACAGCACCAACAGTTGTCATTGATCTGGAACAATCGGAATGGTCACAGACAAAAACAATCCATGTGGAATTCACTGATGAAGAAAGCGGGTTTGATTATTATCAGTACATCCTAAGCACCAATCCAAATATGCCAGCATTGGATGATGAAGCATGGAGCAGGAAGGTGGTTTCTCCTTCAGGAGCATTCTTATTGGATGAAGCAGGTACGTACTATTTGCATTTGGTCGGCTATGATAAAGTGGGGAACTATGTGAAAAAGACAAGTGTTCCCTATCTGATTGATAAGACAGCTCCTATAGTAACAGTTGACCCAGAGCGTTCAGACTGGTCTACATCCTTGACGGTCTATGTCACATTCAATGATGAAGAAAGTCAGTTTTCCCATTATCACTATTTGATCAATAGCAGCTATACAGTGCCTGCATTGGACGATGAAGGATGGAGTGAAGCAATCACTTCTGATACAGCCACATTCACATTTAATAAAGATGGAGTCTATTATCTTCATCTGGTAGGCTATGACAAGGCTGGAAATTATGTGAGAAAGACAAGTGGCGAGTATCAGATTGATACAATAGCCCCAACGATTACAGCCACACCGCCGAGAACTGACTGGACACAATTACAGACCATTGCAATCAACGTAACGGACAATCAGACTTTGAGTGATTTTAAGTATGTATTTACGACAGAAGAAACCGCTCCTGACGAAGCTGCCAGTGGATGGGAAACAAGTACAGGGTTAGTAAAGGTGGAGACTCTGGACACAACCGGCATTTATTATCTGCACGTTATCGGCCATGATCGGGCAGGGAACCAGGCGAAGGAAACCTTTGGGCCTTACTACATTGATATGACTAAACCAAGGATAACGGGATATAGCACTGCCTATCTCAATAATATGGTTCAGGTTTCTGTAGAAGCAGAGGACGAACATTCAGGAATTGCTTTTTACGGTATGACTAATCAAAAAGACCAATACGAGAGCATTGTATGGCAGAAGTCAAATGTGCTGGAAATTACAAAAATAGCAGAATACTACCTGTACGTAATGGACAGAGCAGGAAACATATCGGCCATTGATGGATTGTCTAAAGTGGCCGTAGATCAGTTTGCTAAACCTGAAATCATGGTAAGTCCTGAAAATAGCAGTTGGCAAACCAAACAAGAAATCGAAATTACTTTTAGTCCTGCCAGTGAGATCGAAGTAGACTATTATCAGTACCTGATCAGCACAAACCCCAATATGCCAGCATTGGACTATGAGGGATGGAGTGAAAAGATAGATCAACCCGTACTGACGATCAGTTTAGATCAAACAGGCGAATATTATCTGCATTTGGTGGGGTATGACAAAAATAACAACACTGTAACGAAAACCTATGGAGCCTATCAGGTAGATATGACAGCACCAATTGTATCCGGTGTTGCGGTGGGATATAAAAATGACAGTGTCTACCTGACAGTATCGGCCAGTGATGAAGGAAGTGGAGTTGTCCAGTATGGAATCAGGCCCCATAGTTTGGAGGATAAACCTGTAAATATAGCATGGCAGGAATCCAATAAGATCAGAATCACCCAAACAGGCAAATATTCAATCTATGCCATGGACAGAGTAGGCCATGTTTCTAAGGTTAATGAAAAATCAACTGTGGACATTAAGGCATTTCACAAGCCTACAATTACAGTCAATCCCACAAGCCAAAGATGGGTTGATGAACTGGAAGTAACTATTACTTTTCAGGATGATTATAAAGGGATTGATTATTACAGATATAAGATTACAAAATCAAAGAGCTTCCCTTCCTTATCGGCCAGTGGATGGAGTGAGAAAATCACAAGAGCAAGAAATACCTTGGCTTTTGAAGACACAGGAAGCTACTATTTGCATGTGATTGCATACGACAAGATGAACAATAGCATTTCAAAAACATTTGGTGTATATCAGGTGGATAATATCATCCCTGAAATCAACAAGATCGTCAGCACTGAAAAAGATAAAAAGATGAATTTGGAGGTCATTGCCAGTGATCAAGGTTCAGGTGTAAAAGACTATGGAATTGCCAACGGCGGAACGGTTTCTATCAGAAATCGTATCTCATGGCAAGCCTCCAATATCTTTGACGGCCTGGAAAACGGCTCCTATGTCATCTATGCCAGGGATTATGCGGGAAATGTCTCAAAGGCTGCCAGTGTTTTGATCAATCAAAAAGAAACGATCATTGAAATCAAAGAAGTGACAGTCAGCTTTCAGGCCAACGGTGGCACAAGTCTAAATCCTGTAAGTGTGGTGAAAGGCTCCAAAATTAATGCGCCTGAATCCCCATTGAGAACAGGATATATATTTGATGGGTGGTATCAAGATCAATCCTTGACTCGAAAAATGAATTTCAACAATCCTATTTCTGAAAATATGGTACTGTATGCCAAATGGAGCATTGATAATAAAGACTCCATACCACAGCCAGCACCACAACCAAAGCCAGTAGAGAAGCAACCGGAGGAAAAAAGCCAGCCTGTTGTAAGACAGCCAGGTACACCAAGATTGACAAACAGTGATCAGCAAAAGGAATTCTCAAAAGATGAAAGTGAATATTCGCAAGAAACTGTTGTTTCTGTATCAAATTTAAAAGGAAAGCAGGTGGAAATCACCTTTATAGATGACCAGGACAGAATTATCCTAAAGCAAGTATTCAACTACGGAGAGCCAATCTATGTAATAGATCAGGATGGCCAAAAATTGGCAGAATACAACGCAAGGCAAAAAAGGGATATTTATTTGCCAAAGGAGAGCAGCAGAGAAGGGGATATTTATGGCTGGGAATATTTTTACAGAGAGAATACCCTTGTAATAATGCGGACTGTCCACAAAATCCCTGTGGAAACAACGGATAAAATTCCGGAAAGTAATGATCGAATTTCCAATCATATAAACCTTGTGCCTTATGCTATAGGAGCTTTGGTTGGTAGCGGCTTTCTTATCTTCCTCTTAATTTTCATTAGGAGGAAGAAGAAAACAACTAAATAA
- a CDS encoding type IA DNA topoisomerase, whose translation MKKCIICEKPSLAANVCKALQMMGEKVTRKDGYSESTSYYVIPAFGHLFQLYDIEEYSSEGRPSKWSLDQLPFFPDQYQFSLKKDHKTKKVDSGVKKQFLLIKKLIQDNKTEAVVHCGDSDREGEIIIRIILEQAGNKKPVHRLWLPDQVESTIINGLSSLELDSKYDNLAREGYARTYIDWAYGINLTRYASVKCDSLLKVGRVISAIVKTIYDREREIENFVPEKYLVINSKAATNGETIDLTAKHQFKPQQRQAAKELCDVYNTLGAVVTDIKTERKIVGSPKLFSQSGLQNVLSKRFKFSPDKTLSLVQGLYERGFVSYPRTPTEYLATAEKGRVQAILKLIQEKGHQVVFKDQKSIFDDRKIESHSAIIPTIKLPTDKDFKSVDEKNCYAAIFNRFCAVFYQEDCVIDQTIMTISVGEREQFSLKGNVSVSKGWKLVEPINETEKMLPKFNVNDKVEVDFKPVEKFTQPKKHYTVETLNSFLKNPFKDESRQAEENDDQDYQALFDGLEIGTEATRPSIIAGAIQSGYIALDKTNYLILPKGKYYVECLEQLGIDMTKEKTVFLGKILKDVYKGELTIPESLSVVYAEITAIMKRQVGMEPMTGGSRKTEIGICPRCGKKVIAYPKAYACESGKEGCGFVIFNPTAQKPISISQAKKLLEKGKTDLIKGLTAKSGKKFEAYLILTPEKTIGFQFKNSKGK comes from the coding sequence ATGAAGAAATGTATAATCTGTGAAAAGCCATCCTTGGCAGCCAATGTATGCAAAGCACTTCAAATGATGGGCGAAAAAGTCACCAGAAAAGATGGCTATAGCGAAAGTACCAGCTACTATGTGATTCCGGCCTTTGGTCATCTTTTTCAGCTTTATGACATTGAGGAATATAGCAGTGAGGGCAGACCCTCTAAATGGTCACTTGATCAGCTACCGTTTTTCCCTGATCAATATCAGTTTTCCTTGAAAAAAGATCACAAAACTAAAAAGGTTGATAGCGGTGTAAAGAAGCAGTTTCTTTTGATCAAAAAGCTGATACAGGACAATAAAACCGAAGCTGTAGTACATTGCGGTGATAGTGATCGGGAAGGGGAGATCATTATCAGAATCATTCTTGAACAGGCAGGGAACAAAAAGCCGGTGCATCGTCTATGGCTTCCTGATCAGGTGGAAAGCACCATCATTAACGGGTTATCCTCACTGGAATTGGACAGCAAGTATGACAATCTCGCCAGAGAGGGTTATGCTCGAACCTATATTGATTGGGCCTATGGTATTAATCTGACCCGCTATGCCAGCGTCAAATGCGATAGCTTATTAAAGGTCGGCCGAGTGATCAGTGCCATCGTCAAAACGATCTATGATAGGGAGCGGGAAATTGAAAACTTTGTGCCGGAAAAATATTTGGTGATAAACAGCAAAGCAGCTACCAATGGTGAAACCATTGATTTGACCGCCAAACATCAATTTAAACCACAGCAGCGACAGGCAGCGAAGGAGCTATGTGATGTATATAACACCTTGGGAGCAGTGGTAACAGATATCAAGACGGAAAGAAAGATCGTAGGAAGTCCGAAGCTATTTAGCCAATCAGGATTACAAAACGTGCTTTCCAAACGGTTTAAATTTAGTCCTGATAAAACCTTGTCCCTGGTACAAGGGCTATATGAACGGGGATTTGTTTCCTATCCCCGTACCCCTACTGAATATCTAGCCACTGCTGAAAAGGGAAGGGTGCAAGCTATTTTAAAGCTGATTCAGGAAAAAGGACATCAGGTGGTGTTTAAAGATCAGAAATCGATCTTTGATGACCGGAAAATTGAAAGTCATAGTGCGATCATACCCACGATCAAGCTTCCCACTGACAAGGACTTTAAATCAGTGGATGAAAAAAATTGCTATGCAGCGATTTTTAACCGTTTCTGTGCAGTCTTCTATCAAGAGGATTGTGTCATTGACCAAACAATAATGACAATCAGCGTTGGAGAGCGGGAGCAATTCAGCCTAAAAGGAAATGTATCTGTTTCAAAAGGATGGAAGCTTGTTGAACCGATAAATGAAACTGAAAAAATGCTGCCGAAATTCAATGTCAATGACAAAGTAGAAGTTGATTTTAAGCCTGTTGAGAAGTTCACACAGCCTAAAAAACACTATACGGTAGAAACCCTCAACAGCTTCCTTAAAAACCCCTTTAAAGATGAATCTAGGCAGGCAGAAGAAAATGATGATCAAGACTATCAAGCCTTGTTTGATGGCCTGGAAATCGGTACGGAAGCAACTCGGCCATCCATTATAGCAGGTGCGATACAGAGCGGATATATAGCCTTAGATAAGACAAATTACCTGATTCTGCCCAAGGGAAAATATTATGTTGAGTGTCTTGAGCAGTTAGGCATAGACATGACAAAGGAGAAAACCGTCTTCTTAGGAAAAATCTTAAAAGATGTGTATAAGGGAGAGCTGACGATACCGGAAAGTTTATCCGTTGTCTATGCTGAAATTACAGCTATTATGAAAAGGCAAGTGGGGATGGAGCCAATGACAGGTGGTAGCAGAAAAACAGAAATTGGTATTTGTCCCCGTTGTGGCAAAAAGGTCATTGCTTACCCAAAGGCATATGCCTGTGAGAGTGGGAAAGAGGGCTGCGGATTTGTAATATTTAACCCTACAGCGCAAAAACCGATATCCATAAGCCAGGCAAAGAAGCTCCTGGAAAAAGGGAAAACAGATTTGATCAAGGGCCTTACTGCAAAGAGTGGGAAAAAGTTTGAAGCTTATTTAATCCTTACGCCTGAAAAAACAATAGGATTTCAATTTAAAAATTCAAAAGGAAAATAG
- a CDS encoding DUF4316 domain-containing protein → MLRKRTEYSEYVQRNIDRLNQVFGNVTLSVEEENSLLWLCCWEDTTIENLVSAISRAIQCSLDDHYLKNAEMSAESNYNMIDGLINNEFQESESVLESIQAKGIQRDKLEQLPDKATGR, encoded by the coding sequence ATGCTGAGAAAAAGAACAGAATATAGTGAATATGTCCAGAGAAATATTGATCGATTAAATCAAGTTTTTGGAAATGTAACGTTATCAGTGGAGGAAGAAAATAGCTTGTTGTGGCTGTGCTGTTGGGAAGATACAACCATTGAAAACCTTGTATCAGCGATTTCAAGGGCCATTCAATGCAGCCTGGATGACCATTACTTGAAAAATGCAGAAATGAGTGCTGAAAGCAACTATAACATGATCGACGGTTTGATAAACAATGAATTTCAAGAATCTGAATCTGTTTTAGAATCGATACAAGCCAAAGGCATACAAAGGGATAAACTTGAACAGCTTCCGGATAAAGCTACAGGACGGTAG
- a CDS encoding CD1107 family mobile element protein — MKKQGSYYGERRRNRPMKIFRTFLLLVFVISMMTTSVLANTVNDDTLLEKTMPESVTGEKRDGSGTAVDYTFSGEKEFYTIVTADGNTYYLVIDNEKSQDNVYFLKEINDGNLSVNKNVPVTELEQIPQVPTPIETPSDTESGPKGNNNLLLIAIVFVILIGAGYYFKIYKPKQKKLHTPSQEDGYDEEYEELQYIEDDEDIIESDTEGKGE, encoded by the coding sequence TTGAAGAAGCAGGGAAGCTATTACGGGGAAAGAAGGAGGAATAGGCCAATGAAAATCTTTAGAACTTTTCTACTATTGGTGTTTGTCATTAGCATGATGACAACATCTGTATTGGCAAATACGGTAAATGATGACACGTTGTTGGAAAAGACCATGCCCGAAAGTGTGACAGGGGAGAAAAGGGATGGCTCTGGAACTGCGGTTGATTATACTTTCAGTGGAGAGAAAGAGTTTTATACAATTGTTACAGCCGATGGAAACACTTATTATTTGGTGATCGACAATGAGAAAAGCCAAGATAATGTGTATTTCCTGAAAGAAATCAATGATGGCAATCTAAGCGTCAATAAAAACGTTCCGGTTACTGAATTGGAACAGATACCACAAGTGCCTACACCAATAGAAACCCCTTCCGATACTGAGTCTGGGCCGAAAGGGAATAACAATCTATTACTCATTGCCATCGTGTTCGTCATTCTAATCGGTGCAGGATATTACTTCAAGATTTATAAGCCGAAGCAGAAAAAGCTTCATACGCCATCCCAGGAGGACGGATATGATGAGGAATATGAAGAATTGCAGTATATCGAAGATGATGAAGATATCATAGAGTCCGATACAGAGGGGAAAGGGGAGTAG
- a CDS encoding Maff2 family mobile element protein has product MSFFTSAISTLSTLVVLIGAALAAWGVINLMEGYGNDNPGAKSQGVKQLMAGAGIAIVGLTLIPMLSSMF; this is encoded by the coding sequence ATGTCATTTTTTACATCAGCAATTTCAACACTTTCAACACTGGTAGTCCTGATCGGGGCGGCACTTGCGGCCTGGGGGGTCATCAATTTGATGGAGGGTTACGGAAACGATAATCCAGGGGCCAAAAGTCAGGGGGTGAAGCAGTTGATGGCAGGTGCAGGCATTGCCATTGTTGGGCTGACGCTAATCCCAATGCTTTCATCGATGTTTTAA